The window GTTTCCATTTGTTTTCATAGGATCGCAGTATACAAAGCCCTTTATACTTTTGGAGGTTATATGGCTGATGTAGTAGCTGCGGTTGATCAGGTTGGAGGAAAAAAGCAACCAGTAAATCAGTTTTTATCTAGAATTTTGAAGTTATGTTGTTCAATGAATATATGACAAGATAACTTTGGATGATCAAACATTCCCTACATATTTACCTGTGATCATCAGAATAGTTCTTCAAATTACCTGATAACATGTCTTGATTTAAATTAGGCAGTTGAAGATGGAGTCGATATCCTGAGCCTCTCTATAGGGCCATCTGATGTTCCTCCTGGTCCTTCTACCTTCCTCAACCCGCTTGAAATCGAACTACTCTTTGCTACAAATGCTGGAGTTGTGGTAGTTCAGGCAGTTGGCAATGGCGGCCCTGTTTCAAGTACCATCCTCTCTTTTAGCCCATGGATCACAAGTGTTGCCGCCTCTATCACTGATCGCAAATATAACAATACAATCATTTTAGGCAATGGACAAAGCTTCTCCGGCACTAGCATTGCACGTAAAATTTAATCCTTTATACCCTACAATATAATTCATCAGAAGCATGGGTTTTTATTGTTCTGTTAAAGTTTCCTTGTTCATTTGTTCTTATTTCTATACCATCATTCAATGTGGTGGTTGTGGTTTTATTTGGTGCATCCATTTGTTTTCTCTACGCCAGCACCAGGGGCATTTTATTATCTTTCAGGCAACAGGGTTGGGAGAATTTGCATGAATTATCCCATTGGCTTTCTTTTACAGCTCCCACCACTGGAGAAGTGCAATTTCCAATTGCTGCAGCAGCAGATGTGTGCAGTAGAAACTCAAGCTATGAAATGGTGGAGAACTGTCACCACAAAGAACCCTTCATCCAATCATTGGTTAGAGGGAAGTTGATCATCTGCACTTACAGCTATGATTTTGAGTTGGATCCTGCAACTATTGCCATGGTCGCAGAAACAATCCAGAGTGTCGGGGCTGCCGGATTTATAATGACAATGGACCCTCAAACTGGTGGCGAGGAGATTGACGGCACAATATTGACCCTGCGAATCCCGGGCATCATACTAAACAACTTGGATACCACAACAGTATGTCTCatgaacaaaataacaaaacaaacatGGTAAAAAAAATCAGAGATAGTCATGGGTGCACCCAGATTGTGTTTTGATATATGGATGCACTTAACAAACATTCTTATTGTGACATGGAAATATGATTTGCACTCTGGTGCATGCATGGATCCAATCCATGACAAATGTTTCCTTAATTTTCTGTTGGAAATAAAGAAGCTTAAGGAATTGAGCTTACCTATTTTCTTCTGCAGAATCTGTGGGAGTACTACAATTCTCATACCATACGTAACAGGAACAGAGAAGCAGTGGCTTTTACAGCAACAGCGAGGATTTTAGATGGACGAAGGGCAGTTTACACAGGGCAGGGGCCCATTGTTGCATCCTACTCATCAAGAGGCCCCGATGTTAATAATGCCCTCTTTCAGACTGCTGATGTCCTCAAACCAAATGTCATGGCTCCAGGTTCTTCTATATGGGCTGCATGGAGTCCTAACAGTGAAGGCGATCACCATATAAAAGGTACAATATGTTAACAAACAACACTTAAACCATTTCCATTCTTACATGTGTGCTACATTTGAAGCATATCCATGTCTGACATTCAATGGTAAGTAGACATTTGTTGTGTCTGTTATCTCCAGGTGAGAATTTTGCACTTGCATCTGGCACAAGCATGTCTACCCCTCACATATCCGGCATAGCGGCTTTGATCAAGCAGAAACACCCAGACTGGAGCCCAGCTGCTATCACATCGGCAATGATGACTACAGCCAATGTAACAGATCATTTAGGAGCTCCAATTCTAGCCCAACAGTTTTACCAACTTGCTCCTGCAACCCCATTTGATTATGGCTCCGGGGCCATCAACCCAGCTCGAGCCTTAGACCCAGGACTAGTTTTTGACATCAAGTTCGAGCACTACATACAATTCCTATGTGCTGTCCCTGGCGTAGACGATGATTCTGTTAGACGAGCAGTGGGCATTGAGTGCCCAACCGAGAAAACATGGTGCTCAGATTTGAATACAGCAAGTATAacagtttctaatttggttggGTCCAGGAAGGTGACCCGGAGGGTGACAAATGTCTGCAGCGAGAAGGAGACATATCAAGTGACACTGAAGGAGCCAATGGGCGTGGCAGTCACTGTGTCACCGAAGGTTTTTAACATTAGTCCGAATGCATCCAGACACCTTAGGATTCTCCTAGAAGCAAAAGAGGCAAGAAATGTCTACACATTTGGGGAGTTGGTATTAGAGGGGAGTAAGAATCATGTTGTTAGAGTTCCCCTAGCTGTTTTTGTGAGCAGTGCCATAGGGTATTGAAATCTTTGGCTACAGTAATTTGAGATGTGTTATTTCAGTCATACTTGTCCTGTTAAGTTACTAGTTCTTAAGAACACAACTGTTAGTATTTAGAGACTAGAAGGAAATCCTAAATAGATCCTTGGATGATGTTTGGATCActagtataaataaaaaagcaaatcTGTAATACATTTCTGGCAATATAATTGAATTTTAAATGTACATGGTGTCTTCCTGTGCAGTGGTTCAGATTTACATACTTTGATACAAACTGCTCAAGTGAACTTTGGACTGTGGTTATATGGAAGTTAGGGGGGGAGGTGCCTTCTTTTCTCCAATGTGGTAAACCTTCTAAGAACTGGACCATATCTTCTGTACCAACAAGGTTTTTTGGCAATATGGAGCTGACAGATAACCATATGCATGAAAGAAAATCAGGCATTTGAACAAACAAATAGGAAGGGAGTTGAACATGGACTTACAAATCCGAGAACAACTATACAGTATATttgaaatactttttttttggtagaatattCCAAATACAAGGTTTTGATTATTTGGTACCATACTGCCATGGATATATAAGTTTTTCTACTTAACTATCACCTATTACCTATGAAGTTCACTCGTATAATGACAACACACAGTTTCGTAAGCCTGATTGTTTTCCAGGTCTTAGTCCGAGTTTAGTATTTTGAGCCAATTTGTGAAGTTTGTGCTTAAGTTTTGGGAACTGAGCACTTATAAAGGCAAAGCTTACATTCATGTAAATATCCATGGTGTAAAACTTGGCAAAGGACCTGTACAACAGACTCCTGTTAAGCAGTTGGCTCATCAAGAGACTAGGCTTGGAccaggaggaagagaaaagttCGAGTCCAACCCAAATTTTGAATCGCAGTCCAAAATGTTCATAATCTACAATCGGGCAGGGGAGTCAAGCAGAGGATGGAACACAGTTCGTACATAGGGGGAGAGTATCAGggaggagagagtgtgtgtgaaGGATCTACACACCGACGCTGTGTAGATCATTTTCCCTTTACAATATCAGTAGGAAATTTGAATCAgagatgcttattgtttttctAAACTCACAAGAAACTTGGGTAACTCGAGCCTTTCCTCTGTTCTTGGAGTGTTGGAGAAGTGGTCTGAGATAAATGCCCATTTCTATTGTACCTGAGCCATTTGAAATTGGAAAGCATCCTAAGGAACAACTTAAGAAAAGCTAATCTTATGTAAGTGAAATATAGTAAGTCCCAAGGCTCCAACTTTTAAGCTTTGGAAGTAACTTTTATCTTAGCAGTTCTAGATCCCCTCtgtttcttgttattttttccTTGTTCTCGTTTTTTATCTGATGCCATGACCGTCAAAATCTCAGAATCGAAATCTTCCAGTTACTTGGGCAACTAGGAACTCTTCTACACTTGTGATTGCTTTGAACAAAGCAGTCTTTGAAAGCAATATTAAGTTAATAGATAAAACTTGTTATGATATGTATATGAATATAGAATTGTGATTTGCCAAAAAGATCTGATTAAGTCCCTATCTCAAattgagagaaaaagaaacaagCACTAACTGTATAAGCTGTATTAAGCCTAGGTAGATGTGGTGTAGATGCTAGTGAGGAAGCTCGACCCTCCGACCATATCCTTTACCGGCAACACCTCTCCTATGATGTATGGATTGCCACTTGATCTGATGAAGTTGATTGTGGAATGCTGAAACCCTTCTCTTCCTCCCTGGGCTCTCCACATGGATAGTTACCATCACTGCCTTCTTTGTGCAGCCCAGCTCTTGAATTCTGGAAGCACCATTCAATTCTTAGAGAAAGAcacaaagaaggaagagataGTGATTAATTCACCAATGGGATGCCACTGAGAGAACAGATATATCAAGACAGAAAGATTAagaggaggaaaagagaattagATGAGGATTTGTTGTGGGTTGAAGGCCAAACAAGAAAAACCAGAGATGATTGATGGGATACAAACCAAACCCATCTGATTGTTTGAACTTTAAATGAAAGCATTAAAGTTTGCGAAGGAAAAAATGAGAGACAAGACAAACCATTTGATTTATTGCATTACATAATAGAATTAAAGAGCAATGATCGGCTAAAGCTTCAAACGTTATCTATATTTGATTGCTGCAATTTGGATGACCTGAAGAAAACAACAATGGGTTATGATCTCTTCCAAGGTGATAGTGAAGCCCAGGTCCAACTCTTCATGGTCAAGAGTCAAGATATGACCTGCTGCTATTCTTCAAAAGTCACCCGGTCAAGTTTATAGCTCAAATTATGAATGAGACGGAGAATTGTAATAGATCAACATTCCCCACTCCAAATTTCCAATACGCTCTCAGCAACCAAGCATGCTAATGCTCAGTGAGTTTATTAACTAATAAAAGTACttaaagagggaaagagaatgagTCAGAATTGAGTActcaaatacgtatcgatattgTGATTACTCTTTTGGTGTGAAACACAAAGATGACTCATTGAAAAATTAATTATAGGGAGGGTGTTTCCTGCTCGGTAATGGAGGCTATGCAGACAGGCAAGGGCCAATGAGTGCCCCCTATCGGTACAATCAATAGGGagagagaggtcatttcatgcagAGAGGAGACAGATAGGGAGAGGGGGATGCTAGCGTAGGCTACACCCCGGACATgaaacattctcccatatatatGTCTCAATTTATCTTGAATTCTCGACCCGAGACTTGTTGATACACACCAGATATTCCGCTAGTAGCAATAGTAGCAGCCACAGCCAcagccaccaccactgccagTGTAAGTAGCAAGTCACCCCACTGCCGAACAGCAGTAGTAGCAGCCACCGCCACTGCCACAGAGCAGCAACTACCATAGCAGCTGCAACAGTAGCAGATGAAGAAAAGGAATAAATTACAAAGGCAACAGCAGAAGCCACCATCGTTACCGCCATTGATCGtcggaagaggaggaggaagacgaagaagggagaagaggtgaAAGGCGTACCTGTTTTGTCTTCAACTGTGTCTCCAGTCCCATCGACCCCTTCAATCTCTCTATCCTCTACGTATCTCTCCATCTTCCACATTCATCAATGTAGtgatttccttcattttgtTCACTTAAATAACAATGAAGAcaaatatttctttatttaaatatatGTCCTATTGtatttataaataagaggaATCAAACGTTTTATTTTACATAAAGAGCATCAAACTTCTTATTTTACACAATAAACCTTCTTAAAATTATAACTGAGAAAAATGCTTTTAAAAATTATAGTATAAATAGTTACATATTGCTTGCTTGGTTAGTATGTTACAACTACATATagcttttaccaaaaaaaaaaactatatattgCTTGATTTGTTTATTAAGTATATACTTTTCTAATTGTGGTTTTAATTCATTGAACTATGTTGGATTTTAATCATATATTTTGATCTCATGTTTTATTGTTCAAGTGCTAAGTAAACTTATGATGCCACCGCAAATGGAATTTGAATTCTCTTCACTCATAACATGTTTTAGTGATtagaaattattatttatttcttatttaaagAAACTTTATTAAAAACAATATTTTCACATGTATTGATGAGTTTCTTAAGCGTATCCACTGTTTCTCCCATAAGTCTTTGAGAAATCTCTTAAAATCAACTTTTCGATGTACAGCCTGATACCTGATACTTAATACCTTGGAATTAAGTGAACCAAAAGTACAGGGAATGACAGCACTCAAAGTAATACTTCGAAGAGGGAAACATAATGGGTAAGAATTGAGAGAATCAAAAATAGAGGGCACGAAAGTAATCAAGTAACCAAAAATATAAGAAGATTCTtccttcatcaaaagctgattttattttatgctaACTGGTATTACATATACGTTCTTTCACATAACCCCAAATAAAGCAATTCCACAACCAGTTTTCAGGTAATACATTAGCCTTCATAAAACAGATGATACAAGCACAGCCATAATTTTTGGTCAACTAAAACACAAATCACAGACAACTGGATTGGAAAGCCAAGAAGGTCTTGCATACAGACAATGTAAACCAATACAATTCTCAAGAGATTCACAGGTTTTGTTATGAACATGCTCTCTGCATGTGTACAGCATTAGAAACCCCCTTTAACTTCGATTTCCCGTCGATAGGAAGCCTGCAAAAAGGCATGAGTACCAATGTGAATCTTAAAACCAAGATTTATAATGCACAACCAACTCCAGACTAAAGTCACATAAGAAACAGGTCATCCAATAATCTAAGATCATCAGTGGTTTTTTATTTCAGGAGAGCTTAGCAGACAGGTACAGGTTAATGAAGAATGGGACATGGAATTGTCCAATATGAACTGAATGTGTGCAGCATTGAATTTCCAAAAACAACAAAGTAATCACATTGTTCTGCCAAAACGTGAGATTCAGAACACTCCAACTTAAAtaatctgataaaaaaaaaatctgttgacCGTACAAATTACATACAGATTTCAGCACAATGACAAGAGTATAACTATTTCAGTTTATCaaaaggtgaattattattgtcacaaaggtctgttatttttttcatatgtCACAAAGCATTTATTCAACCAAGTGGACAAATGATATGTCCATTCCATCATTGGATAGAGTGGACATGATCTCCATTAActatgtgtcaaatttcagagtctaattcaatcaaatacccacTTTTGCTTTGGCACACATGCCATGTATGTACATGCATGTGTACTGGTACTCTTAAACATTATTGTGCACTCTGAGTGAGAATAGACTGTTTAGATTAAATAAAAACACATATattgagggtgggccttggtgcaacggtaaggttgctccattgtgaccaagggGTCACGGGTTCACGTCTGGGGTAatactgcgtacattatgaccctccccagaccctgcagtggtgggagcctcgtgcactgggtccGCCCTTTTTTTATTGATGGCTCagatttgtcttgtgatttTCAGAAACATCCccttccattgttacatggataactacCCTATCCAAAATTACCTGAACTTTGGGTTGTCATATATCAAAGCACCAACTTAAATCTCTGCTTCCTGAAAGAAGCAGAGAATATACCCAGACCCCTCAGTATTATCAGCATCTACATAATATCCTGACTTGCCAACAACAATTAATAGCCAAAAATTCATAGAATACAACTAAACatctgttcttttctttctccacccccacccccaccccccccccccttttggggaggggagaaaatttaatgaaaaataaaatggagaaaaattTAAGTGAAACATAACATAATGACCATATCCAAATCGAACTAGAATGGAGCGCGAATGAGAAAGGGCTGTGTGGATCACAATAATCATAAAGGAAATAAATTAGAAAACTTGTAGAACCTAACATGATGCAGTGAAGAATGGAAacgcaaacaacaatcacataaTACGCACAAGAATTTACTTGTTTCGGTAAGATTGCacacgtccacggtgagatgagatctatttcactatcaatggagaatagggttacagtcgctcgtcctcacacctctctcaaatttttattttttttttcattacagagaaagaactctcgctataTGTTTATAGCAaaaccctatacaggaaatttactgaaatacccatatagtccttaaaaaaatttccccGGGGGCTGCCGCCCCCGAAACCCCTCCGTAGCCCACGATAGTCCGAAGTGGGTCCCAATGCGTGAACCACCCAGGAGCCTCCAAGCCGCGTGAACCACGGAGGCTCCACACAGCAGTTCAATCATCAGATATCAAGACACCAAACCACAACAAAAATATATCCCTATTCATGGATTGAATTAACAATTCCAGAGGGTTCAGATAGTAGCCAGTCCGATTATATAATTTGTTCTCATTCTGAGAGGTGTAGTAAGTGGGCAAGCATTGACGCAActgttaagttgcgctattgcagcCTGTTGGTTGCctgttcaaaacttggaaacagcctcttctgTGAAGCAGGGGATAAtgctgtgtacatttgccccttccagaccctgcagtagcaggagcctcgtgtACTGGGTCACTCTTTCTTTCTGATAGGTGTAGTAGCAATCAACATCATTACCCATAAACCAACATAACCATTTAGCACAACCATAGATCAGAAATCTATACATAAATCCGAACTTGGACAATCCAATTAAGCTGAATAATTATTCACAAAAAGAACAAATTGAAGAAGTTCAACTATTCAAGAAGTTGAGATCTCAATTCATCGCTTTTGAGGAAATATGTGGTCAACAACCGCatgattttaaatttcaaatatttcattTCAAGCAAGGTTAAACCAAAAACCAGTGGGAATTTAAAATGTGCCATATTTCAACTGAAATTAACAAATATAAGAATTAAGTACTTAAAAGGGCTCAGCGAGTTGCTGAATCTGTGCTCAAAGAACAACCTAGGTCAAGTTGTTCTCATACAAGAGGTGTAAGAAGTAGCATTTGTCATCTTTGCCCTGTTCAAAAGAAACACAATGTGGCAATAAAGGAGATTTTATATTTCAGGTGACAGACTGGGTAGCCGACCTTATAAAACCAGACTTAATCAAAACACCTCAATAAAACAACAACTGTCTAGCATGCTGTTTAAGTTGAGAAGAACAGACTTTTTAAGGCTCCTTATCTTTTCATCTATAAAAACTAAGAGGCACCATTTCCCTTCCATACATGCGGAACCATTCAGATTGCAATattactatttttcttcttactttATACCAAATGATTTACATTAGCATGAATTAGTTTGCTTGTGCCACTTCAATCTCTTCAACAACAGGTACGGGCGTAGAACTTACCTCAATTTAGATTGTAACAAGCACCATTTGCCATACAGAGGCATGTCAAGAACCCAATTCAACCTTCTTTCCTGTAATAGACAACAATGGTTTGCATCATAATACTCTTCATGCACAACATACATAATAAGCTGTGCCTAAATGGCAAACAGGCAAAGGCAGAAAATTTACTTTCTCATTCTCCGGTCAACCCCAGTATTCCTCATATCATTTTTTTGGAGAGCAGAGGCAGGTGGCAATGCTTATTGCATAGGAGAAAGGGCTGATGCAGGAGCAGAAGCAGGAGCAACAGTTGTAGCTGGGACGGGCGCTGGAGGTGGAACTGATGCTGGAGGTGCTGCAGTGGGTTCAGGAAGAGGCCGAGGTAAGATATGTTTCAACCGATTATTCCTGTAGTTTTTCCAGAAAAAGAATTGCTGCCTATGTGCCAATTCCTGAAAGCAACATAAGGAAAGCACTCTCCTTCATATTCATAGTACAGTATTTATGAccagacatttttttttatgtatctaTGCTCAAAGTATGATACATATTCATTACATTTTTACTAATCCCATTCTCACCCAAACCCACCAGTG is drawn from Telopea speciosissima isolate NSW1024214 ecotype Mountain lineage chromosome 1, Tspe_v1, whole genome shotgun sequence and contains these coding sequences:
- the LOC122652691 gene encoding subtilisin-like protease SBT2.5 isoform X1, with amino-acid sequence MAPASIFILLFSFIQLWSSLFVDAKVFMVLMDDEPVISYKTSHNNLRSDEDALIYKDIIINKHNNFLESLLQKGSYTKLYSYTHLLNGFAVHVTSEEAIDVLQNAEGVRNMQEDIKMEKMTTYTPEFLGIPTGVWPTLGGAGNSGEGVVIGMIDTGINPNHPSFASQSSGVGSHLNRRKFRGICTTGDGFPQTACNGKIAGAHHYARGAIAAGDFNATRDYASPFDADGHGSHTASTAAGNHQIPVMVNGFNYGYASGMAPGAGIAVYKALYTFGGYMADVVAAVDQAVEDGVDILSLSIGPSDVPPGPSTFLNPLEIELLFATNAGVVVVQAVGNGGPVSSTILSFSPWITSVAASITDRKYNNTIILGNGQSFSGTSIAPPTTGEVQFPIAAAADVCSRNSSYEMVENCHHKEPFIQSLVRGKLIICTYSYDFELDPATIAMVAETIQSVGAAGFIMTMDPQTGGEEIDGTILTLRIPGIILNNLDTTTNLWEYYNSHTIRNRNREAVAFTATARILDGRRAVYTGQGPIVASYSSRGPDVNNALFQTADVLKPNVMAPGSSIWAAWSPNSEGDHHIKGENFALASGTSMSTPHISGIAALIKQKHPDWSPAAITSAMMTTANVTDHLGAPILAQQFYQLAPATPFDYGSGAINPARALDPGLVFDIKFEHYIQFLCAVPGVDDDSVRRAVGIECPTEKTWCSDLNTASITVSNLVGSRKVTRRVTNVCSEKETYQVTLKEPMGVAVTVSPKVFNISPNASRHLRILLEAKEARNVYTFGELVLEGSKNHVVRVPLAVFVSSAIGY
- the LOC122652691 gene encoding subtilisin-like protease SBT2.6 isoform X2, which translates into the protein MQEDIKMEKMTTYTPEFLGIPTGVWPTLGGAGNSGEGVVIGMIDTGINPNHPSFASQSSGVGSHLNRRKFRGICTTGDGFPQTACNGKIAGAHHYARGAIAAGDFNATRDYASPFDADGHGSHTASTAAGNHQIPVMVNGFNYGYASGMAPGAGIAVYKALYTFGGYMADVVAAVDQAVEDGVDILSLSIGPSDVPPGPSTFLNPLEIELLFATNAGVVVVQAVGNGGPVSSTILSFSPWITSVAASITDRKYNNTIILGNGQSFSGTSIAPPTTGEVQFPIAAAADVCSRNSSYEMVENCHHKEPFIQSLVRGKLIICTYSYDFELDPATIAMVAETIQSVGAAGFIMTMDPQTGGEEIDGTILTLRIPGIILNNLDTTTNLWEYYNSHTIRNRNREAVAFTATARILDGRRAVYTGQGPIVASYSSRGPDVNNALFQTADVLKPNVMAPGSSIWAAWSPNSEGDHHIKGENFALASGTSMSTPHISGIAALIKQKHPDWSPAAITSAMMTTANVTDHLGAPILAQQFYQLAPATPFDYGSGAINPARALDPGLVFDIKFEHYIQFLCAVPGVDDDSVRRAVGIECPTEKTWCSDLNTASITVSNLVGSRKVTRRVTNVCSEKETYQVTLKEPMGVAVTVSPKVFNISPNASRHLRILLEAKEARNVYTFGELVLEGSKNHVVRVPLAVFVSSAIGY